The following coding sequences are from one Streptomyces angustmyceticus window:
- the tkt gene encoding transketolase, with protein sequence MSTKPTTTDLEWTELDQRAVDTVRVLAMDSVQKVGNGHPGTAMSLAPAAYLLFQKMMRHDPADPNWTGRDRFILSAGHSSLTLYIQLYLAGYGLELDDLKSFRTWESKTPGHPEYGHTAGVETTTGPLGQGVANAVGMAMAARYERGLFDPDAPEGSSPFDHHIYAIAGDGCLQEGISAEASSLAGHQKLGNLIMLWDDNHISIEGDTETAVSEDTCKRYEAYGWHVQRVAPKANGDLDPEALHHAIEAAKAETGRPSFIAMRSIIAWPAPNAQNTEAAHGSALGEEEVAATKRVLGFDPEQSFEVPEEVLAHTRAALDRGRDLEKEWDKRFADWRTTNPEHAAEFDRVAAGELPAGWEDHLPSFETGKAVATRAASGKVLHALGAVIPELWGGSADLAGSNNTTIDKTSSFLPEGNPLPGANPYGRTIHFGIREHSMAAEMNGITLHGNTRVYGGTFLVFSDYMRNAVRLSALMHLPVTYVWTHDSIGLGEDGPTHQPVEHLASLRAIPNLNVVRPADANETALAWREILKRWTKEYGVGAPHGLALTRQGVPTYPADENTVKGGYVRFEAEDADGRAVTPQVVLIGTGSELQLAVEAREQLQAEGVPTRVVSMPSVEWFDQQDQAYRDSVLPPSVRARVAVEAGIGLTWYRFVGDAGRIVSLEHFGASADAKTLFREFGFTADAVASAARESLAAAAR encoded by the coding sequence GTGAGCACCAAGCCGACCACCACAGACCTCGAGTGGACCGAACTGGATCAGCGGGCAGTGGATACGGTCCGTGTCCTGGCCATGGATTCCGTGCAGAAGGTCGGTAACGGCCATCCGGGTACGGCCATGAGCCTGGCTCCGGCCGCCTACCTTCTCTTCCAGAAGATGATGCGGCACGACCCGGCGGATCCCAACTGGACCGGCCGCGACCGTTTCATTCTCTCCGCGGGCCACTCCAGCCTGACCCTCTACATCCAGCTCTACCTCGCCGGCTACGGCCTGGAGCTGGACGACCTGAAGTCGTTCCGCACCTGGGAGTCGAAGACCCCCGGCCACCCCGAGTACGGCCACACGGCCGGCGTGGAGACCACCACCGGCCCGCTGGGCCAGGGCGTCGCCAACGCGGTGGGCATGGCGATGGCCGCCCGCTACGAGCGCGGCCTCTTCGACCCGGACGCGCCGGAGGGCAGCTCGCCCTTCGACCACCACATCTACGCCATCGCCGGTGACGGCTGCCTGCAGGAGGGCATCTCCGCGGAGGCCTCCTCGCTCGCGGGCCACCAGAAGCTCGGCAACCTCATCATGCTGTGGGACGACAACCACATCTCGATCGAGGGCGACACCGAGACCGCCGTCTCCGAGGACACCTGCAAGCGCTACGAGGCCTACGGCTGGCACGTCCAGCGGGTGGCCCCGAAGGCCAACGGCGACCTCGACCCCGAGGCGCTGCACCACGCCATCGAGGCGGCCAAGGCCGAGACCGGGCGCCCGTCGTTCATCGCGATGCGCTCGATCATCGCCTGGCCGGCCCCCAACGCGCAGAACACCGAGGCCGCGCACGGCTCGGCGCTGGGCGAGGAGGAGGTCGCGGCCACCAAGCGCGTCCTCGGCTTCGACCCGGAGCAGTCCTTCGAGGTCCCCGAGGAGGTGCTCGCGCACACCCGCGCCGCCCTCGACCGCGGCCGCGACCTGGAGAAGGAGTGGGACAAGCGGTTCGCCGACTGGCGCACCACCAACCCCGAGCACGCCGCGGAGTTCGACCGCGTCGCCGCCGGTGAGCTGCCCGCGGGCTGGGAGGACCACCTCCCGTCGTTCGAGACCGGCAAGGCCGTGGCCACCCGCGCCGCGTCCGGCAAGGTGCTGCACGCGCTCGGCGCGGTCATCCCCGAGCTGTGGGGCGGTTCCGCGGACCTCGCGGGCTCGAACAACACCACGATCGACAAGACCTCGTCGTTCCTGCCGGAGGGCAACCCCCTGCCGGGCGCGAACCCGTACGGCCGCACGATCCACTTCGGTATCCGCGAGCACTCCATGGCCGCGGAGATGAACGGCATCACGCTGCACGGCAACACCCGGGTCTACGGCGGCACCTTCCTGGTGTTCTCCGACTACATGCGCAACGCCGTCCGGCTGTCCGCGCTGATGCACCTGCCGGTGACGTACGTGTGGACGCACGACTCCATCGGCCTGGGCGAGGACGGCCCGACCCACCAGCCGGTCGAGCACCTGGCCTCGCTGCGCGCCATCCCGAACCTGAACGTCGTCCGCCCGGCCGACGCCAACGAGACCGCGCTCGCCTGGCGCGAGATCCTCAAGCGCTGGACCAAGGAGTACGGCGTCGGCGCCCCGCACGGCCTCGCGCTGACCCGCCAGGGCGTGCCGACGTACCCGGCCGACGAGAACACCGTCAAGGGCGGCTACGTCCGGTTCGAGGCCGAGGACGCCGACGGCAGGGCCGTCACGCCGCAGGTCGTGCTGATCGGTACCGGCTCCGAGCTGCAGCTCGCCGTCGAGGCGCGCGAGCAGCTGCAGGCCGAGGGTGTGCCCACCCGCGTGGTGTCGATGCCGTCGGTCGAGTGGTTCGACCAGCAGGACCAGGCCTACCGCGACAGCGTGCTCCCGCCGTCCGTCAGGGCCCGGGTCGCCGTCGAGGCCGGCATCGGTCTGACCTGGTACCGCTTCGTCGGTGACGCCGGTCGCATCGTGTCCCTGGAGCACTTCGGTGCCTCGGCCGATGCCAAGACCCTGTTCCGCGAGTTCGGCTTCACCGCCGACGCGGTCGCCTCCGCCGCCCGGGAATCCCTCGCCGCCGCCGCGCGCTGA
- a CDS encoding heme o synthase gives MTAVESRPVGALSPVPGSPGDRPFGARVKAFVELTKPRVIELLLMTTVPVMFLAAGGVPNLWLVLVTCVGGYLSAGGAAAFNMYLDRDIDALMDRTSQRPLVTGMVSPRECLVFATALAVGSTALFWFLVNPLSAMLSLGALLFYVVVYTMILKRRTTQNIVWGGIAGCMPVFIGWSSVTNSVSWASFILFLVIFFWTPPHYWPLSMKVKDDYERVGVPMLPAVAGNKVVARQIVAYSWVMVAVSLLLQPLGYTGWFYTVVAVACGAFWLKEAHGLQARAKAGITGAKLKEMRLFHWSITYVSLLFVAVAVDPFLR, from the coding sequence GTGACGGCCGTCGAATCCCGTCCTGTGGGGGCGCTTTCTCCGGTCCCCGGGAGTCCCGGCGACCGGCCGTTCGGGGCCCGCGTCAAGGCGTTCGTGGAGCTGACCAAGCCGCGGGTCATCGAGCTGCTGCTGATGACCACGGTGCCGGTGATGTTCCTGGCCGCCGGTGGTGTGCCGAACCTGTGGCTGGTGCTGGTGACCTGCGTCGGCGGATACCTCTCCGCCGGCGGTGCCGCCGCGTTCAACATGTACCTCGACCGCGACATCGACGCGCTGATGGACCGTACGTCCCAGCGGCCCCTGGTCACCGGCATGGTGAGCCCCCGCGAGTGCCTGGTCTTCGCGACCGCCCTCGCGGTGGGGTCCACGGCCCTGTTCTGGTTCCTCGTCAACCCGCTGTCGGCGATGCTGTCGCTCGGTGCGCTGCTTTTCTACGTGGTCGTCTACACGATGATCCTCAAGCGCCGCACCACGCAGAACATCGTCTGGGGCGGCATCGCGGGCTGCATGCCGGTCTTCATCGGCTGGTCGTCGGTGACGAACTCCGTCTCCTGGGCCTCGTTCATCCTCTTCCTGGTCATCTTCTTCTGGACGCCGCCGCATTACTGGCCGCTCTCGATGAAGGTCAAGGACGACTACGAGCGGGTCGGGGTGCCGATGCTGCCGGCCGTCGCGGGCAACAAGGTCGTCGCGCGGCAGATCGTCGCCTACAGCTGGGTGATGGTGGCCGTGTCGCTGCTGCTGCAGCCGCTGGGCTACACGGGCTGGTTCTACACCGTCGTCGCGGTCGCCTGCGGCGCCTTCTGGCTCAAGGAGGCGCACGGTCTCCAGGCCCGCGCGAAGGCCGGGATCACCGGCGCCAAGCTCAAGGAGATGCGGCTGTTCCACTGGTCCATCACCTATGTGTCGCTGCTCTTCGTCGCCGTCGCCGTGGATCCCTTCCTTCGTTGA
- a CDS encoding type 1 periplasmic-binding domain-containing protein: MLFMADTQQADEQTETGADAAARTRTDKRAGKQADRLAKQIRAFAAAHGGSAEGQLAHIGRGRTRIALVGADGEWGNLVADTFGSAQDAAGKAGLTLHDDFDGDLAAKVRTGRYEWSRMAGIQVGGPANG; this comes from the coding sequence ATGCTGTTCATGGCAGACACCCAGCAGGCGGACGAGCAGACGGAGACCGGGGCCGACGCGGCGGCCCGGACGCGCACCGACAAGCGGGCCGGCAAGCAGGCGGACCGGCTCGCCAAGCAGATCCGCGCCTTCGCCGCCGCACACGGCGGCAGCGCCGAGGGCCAGCTCGCGCACATCGGCCGGGGCCGCACCCGGATCGCGCTGGTCGGCGCCGACGGCGAGTGGGGCAACCTCGTCGCGGACACCTTCGGATCCGCCCAGGACGCCGCCGGCAAGGCGGGCCTCACGCTCCACGACGACTTCGACGGCGACCTCGCCGCCAAGGTCCGCACCGGCCGCTACGAGTGGTCCCGGATGGCGGGCATCCAGGTGGGCGGCCCGGCCAACGGCTGA
- a CDS encoding amidohydrolase yields the protein MDGLPPLIDQHSHGAVHGELGLGSFETHLAAAVGARGPAPVGTTYFDSLTGLAIRRWCPPLLGLEPRCPPARYLARRREVGAYRAGRLLLRGSGIGTFLLEAGAPGELTSACELATAAGTGAHEIVRLEPLAEQVADTSGSVDSFLGYTAEALYAAAQHATAFASGAAHCDGHAPGAGEVRRAADRWLCGRRPGERLGEPTLVRHLLWSAVAAGLPVQLHCRDPRPLAGFLRATAGIGPDLVLLPRAPHHRRAAELAAVHPHVYADAGPCPEETLGRAPFGKLLFSSGARGLPELYVTGAQRFLRAMGRLVREWADEGLCGAEDGRRITEMVGSGTARRVYRLSAEAG from the coding sequence ATGGACGGGCTTCCACCGCTCATCGACCAGCACAGCCACGGCGCGGTGCACGGTGAGCTCGGCCTCGGCTCCTTCGAGACCCACCTCGCCGCCGCGGTCGGCGCCCGGGGCCCGGCCCCCGTCGGCACCACCTACTTCGACAGCCTCACCGGCCTGGCGATACGCCGCTGGTGCCCCCCGCTGCTCGGCCTGGAACCGCGGTGCCCGCCCGCCCGCTACCTGGCCCGCAGGCGCGAGGTGGGCGCCTACCGGGCGGGCCGGCTGCTGCTGCGGGGCTCCGGCATCGGCACGTTCCTGCTGGAGGCCGGCGCCCCCGGCGAGCTGACCTCGGCCTGCGAACTGGCCACCGCCGCCGGGACCGGCGCCCACGAGATCGTCCGGCTCGAACCGCTCGCCGAGCAGGTCGCCGACACCTCCGGCAGCGTCGACTCCTTCCTCGGCTACACCGCCGAGGCCCTCTACGCCGCGGCCCAGCACGCCACCGCCTTCGCCTCCGGGGCCGCCCACTGCGACGGGCACGCCCCCGGCGCGGGCGAGGTACGGCGCGCCGCGGACCGCTGGCTGTGCGGCCGCCGCCCCGGGGAGCGGCTCGGCGAGCCCACGCTCGTACGGCACCTGCTGTGGAGCGCGGTGGCGGCCGGCCTTCCGGTGCAGCTGCACTGCCGCGATCCGCGGCCGCTGGCGGGCTTCCTGCGCGCCACGGCCGGCATCGGCCCCGACCTCGTCCTGCTGCCGCGGGCGCCGCACCACCGGCGGGCGGCGGAGCTCGCCGCGGTGCACCCCCATGTGTACGCGGACGCCGGGCCGTGCCCCGAGGAGACGCTCGGCCGGGCGCCGTTCGGCAAGCTGCTGTTCTCCTCGGGCGCCCGCGGGCTGCCCGAGCTCTATGTGACCGGCGCGCAGCGCTTCCTGCGCGCCATGGGGCGCCTGGTCCGGGAGTGGGCCGACGAGGGGCTGTGCGGCGCCGAGGACGGGCGGCGGATCACCGAGATGGTCGGGTCGGGGACCGCCCGCCGGGTCTACCGGCTGAGCGCGGAGGCGGGCTGA
- a CDS encoding COX15/CtaA family protein: MPNSLNPLELIARRWQPSAAFVRRAALATVVMAVIIVVTGGAVRLSQSGLGCSTWPKCTPDSLTPTAAMGINGIIEFGNRMLTDVLCVVVGLFIIAARARHPRRRSLTRLGWAQFWLVMTNAVVGGITVLTGLNPYIVSSHFLAATGLLTVAMLSWKRACEGDEEPRELVARPVRQLAWLLVGAAAALTVIGTVVTGAGPHAGDAKKVHRIPLDWQEITQLHVDFVYIVVGLTVALWFTLRAVKAPAAPRRTVLELFVCLLLQGVIGYVQYFTGLPEIVIGFHMLGSALVWVCVLRVALSLRDRGPLPEEDPAGSVPTGEAEAPEPQPASALSR; encoded by the coding sequence GTGCCGAACTCGCTGAACCCCCTTGAGCTGATCGCCCGCCGCTGGCAGCCGTCCGCGGCCTTCGTGCGGCGGGCCGCGCTGGCCACCGTCGTGATGGCCGTGATCATCGTCGTCACCGGGGGCGCCGTCCGGCTCTCCCAGTCCGGACTGGGCTGCTCGACCTGGCCCAAGTGCACGCCGGACAGCCTGACCCCGACCGCCGCGATGGGCATCAACGGCATCATCGAGTTCGGCAACCGCATGCTGACCGACGTGCTGTGCGTGGTCGTCGGGCTGTTCATCATCGCCGCCCGCGCCCGCCACCCCCGGCGCCGCTCGCTCACCCGCCTCGGCTGGGCGCAGTTCTGGCTCGTCATGACCAACGCCGTCGTCGGCGGCATCACGGTCCTCACCGGCCTGAACCCGTACATCGTCAGCTCGCACTTCCTGGCGGCCACCGGCCTGCTCACGGTCGCCATGCTGAGCTGGAAGCGGGCGTGCGAGGGCGACGAGGAGCCCCGCGAGCTGGTCGCCCGTCCGGTGCGGCAGCTGGCGTGGCTGCTGGTGGGGGCGGCCGCCGCACTCACCGTCATCGGCACGGTCGTCACCGGCGCCGGCCCGCACGCCGGCGACGCGAAGAAAGTCCACCGCATCCCGCTGGACTGGCAGGAGATCACCCAGCTGCACGTCGACTTCGTCTACATCGTCGTCGGCCTGACCGTCGCGCTGTGGTTCACCCTGCGGGCCGTCAAGGCGCCGGCCGCCCCGCGCCGGACGGTCCTGGAGCTGTTCGTCTGCCTCCTCCTGCAGGGCGTCATCGGCTACGTCCAGTACTTCACGGGCCTGCCCGAGATCGTCATCGGGTTCCACATGCTGGGGTCGGCCCTGGTGTGGGTCTGTGTGCTGCGGGTCGCCCTGTCGCTGCGCGACCGCGGGCCGCTCCCGGAGGAGGACCCGGCCGGGTCCGTTCCCACGGGCGAGGCGGAGGCGCCGGAGCCTCAGCCCGCCTCCGCGCTCAGCCGGTAG
- a CDS encoding ABC transporter permease gives MTALEAGNGTAAGTGTFAPRPGAAPLPRMIRAQAALETRMLLRNGEQLLLTVIIPTLLLVLFSAVDIIAVPTGTAGGKGSAVDFLAPGILALAVMSTAFTGQAIATGFERRYGVLKRLAVSPLPRWGLMAAKTCAVLVTEVLQTVLLTAVALALGWSPQGNPLHAVLLLALGTAAFSGLGLLMAGTLKAEATLAAANLVFLLLLVGGGVIVPLDKFPEAVQSVLGLLPIAALSDGLRDVLQHGAGIPWRDLGVLAVWSVLGLGTAARFFRWE, from the coding sequence ATGACCGCCCTGGAGGCCGGAAACGGCACCGCCGCCGGCACCGGCACGTTCGCCCCGCGGCCCGGCGCGGCCCCGCTGCCCCGGATGATCCGCGCGCAGGCGGCCCTGGAGACCAGGATGCTGCTGCGCAACGGTGAGCAGCTGCTGCTGACCGTCATCATCCCGACGCTGCTGCTGGTGCTGTTCTCCGCCGTCGACATCATCGCGGTGCCCACCGGCACGGCCGGCGGCAAGGGCAGCGCCGTGGACTTTCTGGCGCCCGGCATCCTGGCGCTCGCCGTGATGTCGACCGCCTTCACCGGCCAGGCCATCGCGACCGGCTTCGAGCGGCGCTACGGCGTGCTCAAGCGGCTCGCGGTCTCGCCGCTGCCGCGCTGGGGCCTGATGGCCGCGAAGACCTGCGCGGTGCTGGTCACCGAGGTCCTGCAGACCGTGCTGCTGACGGCCGTGGCCCTGGCGCTGGGCTGGTCCCCGCAGGGCAACCCGCTCCACGCGGTGCTGCTGCTCGCGCTGGGCACCGCCGCCTTCTCGGGCCTGGGCCTGCTGATGGCCGGCACGCTCAAGGCGGAGGCCACCCTGGCGGCCGCCAACCTGGTGTTCCTGCTGCTGCTGGTCGGCGGCGGCGTGATCGTCCCGCTGGACAAGTTCCCGGAGGCCGTGCAGAGCGTGCTCGGGCTGCTGCCGATCGCGGCGCTGTCCGACGGGCTGCGCGACGTCCTCCAGCACGGCGCCGGCATCCCCTGGCGCGACCTCGGCGTCCTGGCCGTCTGGTCGGTGCTCGGCCTCGGCACGGCGGCCCGCTTCTTCCGCTGGGAGTGA
- a CDS encoding ABC transporter ATP-binding protein, producing MPSTSPGGDPRPPGREPAVEIVGLVKRYGTKTAVDGLDLTVARGAVTAVLGPNGAGKTTTVETCEGYRRPDAGRVRVLGLDPVADAAALRPRIGVMLQSGGVYAGARAEEMLRHTATLHAHPLDVGALIERLGLGSCGRTPYRRLSGGQQQRLALAMAVVGRPELVFLDEPTAGLDPQARHATWDLVRELRADGVSTVLTTHFMDEAEQLADDVAIIDGGRVIAQGTPDELCRGGAENSLRFTGRPGLDLASLLKALPADSAAAEPASGVYRVHGKVNPQLLATVASWCAQNGVMPDAIAVERHTLEDVFLELTGKELRA from the coding sequence ATGCCCAGCACCTCCCCGGGGGGCGACCCCCGGCCCCCCGGACGAGAGCCTGCCGTCGAGATCGTCGGCCTGGTCAAGCGGTACGGGACCAAGACCGCCGTGGACGGCCTCGACCTGACCGTCGCGCGCGGCGCGGTGACCGCCGTGCTCGGCCCCAACGGCGCCGGCAAGACCACCACCGTCGAGACCTGCGAGGGCTACCGCCGCCCGGACGCCGGCCGGGTCCGCGTCCTGGGCCTGGACCCGGTCGCCGACGCCGCCGCGCTGCGCCCGCGGATCGGCGTGATGCTGCAGTCCGGCGGCGTCTACGCGGGCGCCAGGGCGGAGGAGATGCTGCGGCACACCGCCACCCTGCACGCCCACCCCCTCGACGTCGGGGCGCTCATCGAGCGCCTCGGCCTGGGCAGCTGCGGGCGCACCCCCTACCGGCGGCTGTCCGGCGGCCAGCAGCAGCGCCTCGCGCTGGCGATGGCCGTGGTCGGACGCCCCGAGCTGGTCTTCCTCGACGAGCCGACGGCCGGCCTCGACCCCCAGGCCCGGCACGCCACCTGGGACCTCGTACGGGAGCTGCGCGCCGACGGCGTCAGCACCGTGCTGACCACGCACTTCATGGACGAGGCCGAGCAGCTCGCGGACGATGTCGCGATCATCGACGGCGGCCGGGTGATCGCCCAGGGCACGCCGGACGAGCTGTGCCGCGGCGGCGCGGAGAACAGCCTGCGCTTCACCGGACGCCCCGGCCTCGACCTCGCCTCGCTCCTCAAGGCGCTGCCCGCCGACAGCGCCGCCGCGGAACCGGCCTCCGGCGTCTACCGCGTCCACGGCAAGGTCAACCCGCAGCTGCTGGCCACCGTCGCCTCCTGGTGCGCCCAGAACGGCGTGATGCCCGACGCGATAGCCGTCGAGCGCCACACCCTGGAGGACGTCTTCCTGGAGCTCACCGGCAAGGAGCTGCGCGCATGA
- a CDS encoding helix-turn-helix transcriptional regulator encodes MKYASEEQEGPEVEQTAGPAPSAPEQTERRAPDAAPAPAPHDEAQGTRNRVARSILDHGPSTAAELALRLKLTQAAVRRHLDALAAEGVVEPREKRVYGARGRGRPAKAFVLTDCGRDAFDQAYDQLASDALRWIAQSAGGGEKGEAAVAAFARARLAAQAEGYREAVESADPQARTEALAKALTADGYAATARSAPNPQLGEQLCQHHCPVAHVAEQYPQLCEAETEVFSRLLGTHVQRLATIAHGDGVCTTFVPKAGAGKAAAHSTARTTKTTTASASTAGRNPA; translated from the coding sequence GTGAAATACGCGAGCGAGGAACAGGAAGGGCCCGAGGTCGAGCAGACCGCCGGGCCGGCCCCCTCCGCGCCCGAGCAGACCGAGCGCCGCGCACCGGACGCCGCGCCCGCCCCGGCGCCGCACGACGAAGCACAGGGCACCCGCAACCGCGTCGCCCGCTCCATCCTCGACCACGGTCCGTCCACCGCGGCCGAGCTGGCACTGCGGCTGAAGCTGACCCAGGCCGCCGTACGCCGGCACCTGGACGCGCTGGCCGCCGAGGGCGTCGTCGAACCCCGCGAGAAGCGGGTCTACGGCGCGCGCGGCCGCGGCCGCCCGGCCAAGGCATTCGTCCTCACCGACTGCGGCCGGGACGCCTTCGACCAGGCCTACGACCAGCTCGCCTCCGACGCGCTGCGCTGGATCGCGCAGAGCGCGGGCGGCGGCGAGAAGGGCGAGGCCGCCGTCGCCGCGTTCGCCCGCGCACGGCTCGCCGCCCAGGCGGAGGGCTACCGCGAGGCCGTGGAGAGCGCCGATCCCCAGGCCCGTACCGAGGCCCTGGCGAAGGCGTTGACCGCGGACGGGTACGCTGCTACGGCGCGCAGCGCCCCCAATCCCCAGCTCGGTGAACAGCTCTGCCAGCACCACTGCCCGGTCGCCCATGTCGCCGAGCAGTACCCGCAGCTGTGCGAGGCGGAGACCGAGGTCTTCTCCCGATTGCTCGGGACCCATGTGCAGCGGCTCGCCACCATCGCCCACGGCGACGGGGTGTGCACGACCTTCGTCCCGAAGGCCGGCGCCGGCAAGGCGGCCGCGCACAGCACCGCACGCACCACCAAGACCACCACAGCATCTGCAAGCACGGCCGGGAGGAACCCCGCATGA
- the sufB gene encoding Fe-S cluster assembly protein SufB codes for MTLPTETAHPELEGLGKYEYGWADSDVAGASAKRGLSEAVVRDISAKKNEPEWMLKLRLKGLKLFDKKPMPNWGSDLSGIDFDNIKYFVRSTEQQAASWEDLPEDIKNTYDKLGIPEAEKQRLVAGVAAQYESEVVYHQIREDLEAQGVLFLDTDTALKEHPEIFQEYFGTVIPVGDNKFASLNTAVWSGGSFIYVPKGVHVDIPLQAYFRINTENMGQFERTLIIVDEDAYVHYVEGCTAPIYKSDSLHSAVVEIIVKKGGRCRYTTIQNWSNNVYNLVTKRAVAYEGATMEWVDGNLGSKVTMKYPAVYLMGEHAKGETLSIAFAGEGQHQDAGSKMVHMAPNTSSNIVSKSVARGGGRTSYRGLVEIGEGAAGSKSNVLCDALLVDTISRSDTYPYVDVREDDVSMGHEATVSKVSEDQLFYLMARGLSEDEAMAMIVRGFVEPIARELPMEYALELNRLIELQMEGAVG; via the coding sequence ATGACGCTCCCCACGGAGACTGCTCACCCCGAGCTCGAGGGCCTGGGCAAGTACGAATACGGCTGGGCCGACTCCGACGTGGCCGGCGCCTCCGCCAAGCGCGGTCTTTCCGAGGCCGTCGTCCGCGACATCTCGGCGAAGAAGAACGAGCCGGAGTGGATGCTCAAGCTCCGCCTCAAGGGTCTGAAGCTGTTCGACAAGAAGCCCATGCCGAACTGGGGCTCGGACCTGTCGGGCATCGACTTCGACAACATCAAGTACTTCGTCCGCTCCACGGAGCAGCAGGCCGCCTCCTGGGAGGACCTGCCCGAGGACATCAAGAACACCTACGACAAGCTCGGCATCCCCGAGGCGGAGAAGCAGCGCCTGGTCGCCGGTGTCGCCGCGCAGTACGAGTCCGAGGTCGTCTACCACCAGATCCGCGAGGACCTGGAGGCGCAGGGCGTCCTGTTCCTGGACACCGACACCGCGCTCAAGGAGCACCCGGAGATCTTCCAGGAGTACTTCGGCACGGTCATCCCGGTCGGCGACAACAAGTTCGCGTCGCTGAACACCGCGGTGTGGTCCGGCGGCTCGTTCATCTACGTGCCCAAGGGTGTCCACGTCGACATCCCGCTGCAGGCCTACTTCCGGATCAACACCGAGAACATGGGCCAGTTCGAGCGGACGCTGATCATCGTCGACGAGGACGCCTACGTCCACTACGTCGAGGGCTGCACCGCGCCGATCTACAAGTCGGACTCGCTGCACTCCGCGGTCGTCGAGATCATCGTGAAGAAGGGCGGCCGCTGCCGCTACACGACCATCCAGAACTGGTCGAACAACGTCTACAACCTGGTCACCAAGCGCGCCGTCGCCTACGAGGGCGCGACCATGGAGTGGGTCGACGGCAACCTCGGCTCCAAGGTGACCATGAAGTACCCGGCCGTCTACCTGATGGGCGAGCACGCCAAGGGCGAGACCCTGTCCATCGCCTTCGCGGGCGAGGGCCAGCACCAGGACGCCGGCTCCAAGATGGTCCACATGGCGCCGAACACCTCCTCCAACATCGTCTCCAAGTCGGTGGCGCGAGGCGGCGGCCGCACCTCCTACCGCGGTCTGGTCGAGATCGGCGAGGGCGCGGCGGGCTCCAAGTCCAACGTGCTGTGCGACGCCCTGCTGGTGGACACCATCTCCCGTTCGGACACCTACCCCTACGTCGACGTCCGCGAGGACGACGTGTCCATGGGCCACGAGGCGACCGTCTCCAAGGTCAGCGAGGACCAGCTCTTCTACCTGATGGCACGCGGCCTGTCCGAGGACGAGGCCATGGCGATGATCGTGCGCGGCTTCGTCGAGCCGATCGCCCGTGAGCTGCCGATGGAGTACGCGCTGGAGCTTAACCGCCTGATCGAGCTGCAGATGGAAGGCGCGGTCGGCTGA
- the sufD gene encoding Fe-S cluster assembly protein SufD, whose protein sequence is MAEAQNIPAGSTTTGSLAVAAESTVATRMSAPPSYDVADFPVPHGREEEWRFTPLARLKGLHDGSAEAGGPDLKIDITAPEGVTHELVDRADPRVGKAGKPVDRVAAQAYSSFEKASVISVPKEARLAEPIRISVHGEGGTAYGHQVIELGAFAEAVVVIDHTGDAVLAANVDYLLGDGAKLTVVSVQDWDDHAVHAGQHNALVGRDATFKSVVVTFGGDLVRLHPRVTYAAPGGEAEFYGLYFTEQGQHHEHRLFVDHEATNCRSHVVYKGALQGDDAHAVWIGDVLIRASATGTDTYELNRNLVLTDGARVDSVPNLEIETGEIVGAGHASATGRFDDEQLFYLMARGIPADEARRLVVRGFFAELVQQIGLPDVEERLMSKVEAELEAAAA, encoded by the coding sequence ATGGCTGAGGCTCAGAACATCCCGGCCGGTTCCACGACCACCGGCTCCCTTGCGGTGGCTGCGGAGTCCACCGTCGCCACCCGGATGAGCGCCCCGCCGTCCTACGACGTGGCGGACTTCCCCGTGCCGCACGGCCGCGAGGAGGAGTGGCGCTTCACCCCCCTCGCGCGCCTGAAGGGCCTGCACGACGGCAGCGCCGAGGCCGGTGGTCCCGACCTGAAGATCGACATCACCGCTCCCGAGGGCGTCACCCACGAGCTGGTCGACCGCGCCGACCCGCGGGTCGGCAAGGCCGGCAAGCCCGTCGACCGGGTCGCCGCCCAGGCGTACAGCTCGTTCGAGAAGGCGTCGGTGATCTCGGTCCCCAAGGAGGCCCGGCTCGCCGAGCCGATCCGGATCAGCGTCCACGGCGAGGGCGGCACGGCCTACGGCCACCAGGTCATCGAGCTGGGCGCGTTCGCCGAGGCCGTCGTGGTCATCGACCACACCGGTGACGCGGTGCTCGCCGCCAACGTCGACTACCTCCTCGGCGACGGCGCCAAGCTGACCGTCGTCTCCGTCCAGGACTGGGACGACCACGCGGTCCACGCGGGCCAGCACAACGCCCTCGTCGGCCGGGACGCCACCTTCAAGTCCGTGGTCGTCACCTTCGGCGGCGACCTCGTCCGCCTGCACCCGCGCGTCACCTACGCGGCTCCCGGCGGCGAGGCCGAGTTCTACGGCCTGTACTTCACCGAGCAGGGCCAGCACCACGAGCACCGTCTCTTCGTCGACCACGAGGCGACCAACTGCCGCTCCCACGTCGTGTACAAGGGCGCGCTGCAGGGCGACGACGCGCACGCCGTGTGGATCGGCGACGTGCTGATCCGGGCCTCGGCGACCGGCACGGACACCTACGAGCTCAACCGCAACCTCGTCCTCACCGACGGCGCGCGGGTCGACTCGGTGCCCAACCTGGAGATCGAGACCGGCGAGATCGTCGGCGCCGGCCACGCCTCGGCGACCGGCCGCTTCGACGACGAGCAGCTCTTCTACCTGATGGCCCGCGGCATCCCGGCCGACGAGGCCCGCCGGCTGGTCGTCCGCGGCTTCTTCGCCGAGCTGGTCCAGCAGATCGGTCTCCCGGACGTCGAAGAGCGTCTGATGAGCAAGGTCGAGGCCGAGCTGGAAGCGGCCGCGGCATGA